The DNA segment TTCACCTTCGGAcggcgcttcttcttcgtgGCGGAGTGTGCCTTGCCCTGAAGAGCGGTGTTGTTGTCGTCCAGACCACTGGCCACCTCGTTCGAGGGCTGATCAAACTGGGCGTTGTCGCCGGGGAGCTTGGTATGCGACCGCCGTGACTTTGCTTTCCTGGCAGGTGCCAGAGTGGCCGGTGGCACGCCTCTCGTATTCAATGGCGAGGGCTCCTCCAACACCTCGTCAGCTTCTAGATCGGGGAGGCTAGTGATAGAGAGGCTGCGGCAGAGTTTGTGAggtgcgcgtcggcggccggCCTTGCGCTTGGTGCCTATTAACTCGTTCTCTTCTTGAATCACGCCAGGCTCCTCCGTGGGAACGCTACTAAAAGAGATGTTGTTGGCCTGCCGGTAGTTTCGGGTGCGCCGCTCAGGCTTCTTCGCCCCGGCAGGACGGGATGGCATGCGCGAAAGGCATCGTGACGTTGTGACAGCCTCCAAGCGTGGTGATTCGCGGCTCTCTGGGAGCTCCTGATTATCGTCGATGATCTCACCGGGAGGAGTGTCATCATCCACCTTTGAGATAGAAACGCTGCGGTCACCTCGGATTCGCGAGCGACGCACTTTCTTCGCAGGGGCCGACAGGGCGGTGCTCTCCTTTGCGGCGTACTTTGGCTGCTTCAACGACATTACCCTCGCGCCCACTTGCATGACCTGGCTGCTCGAGGCCGACAGGTTGCCCTCCTTTGTCTTCAACTTTTTGCTCGGGTTCGACATTATGAAGCTGTCCTTCAGTTTCTTCTGCGTGCCAGCTGGAGCAGACAGCTTTGTGACCTTCACTCTCTGCGAGCCTTGGGCTCTTGTGGAGGCCCTCTCATACATCTTCAGCATCTGCGTTTTTACAGAAATCACCTTTTCAGGTGGCAGTGACATAATAGCCGCCTTGATCTGTTCATCCAGCGCCGGTTGAGTAGCCATCACATTCTCGCCCGGCTTCTGTTCgagcgcctccatcgcctccatGCACGCGCGAATCTGCTGCAGTGGTTCCAACTCACGACTGAAATTGCGGTCATTCCAGTCCAGTTTGTCAAACTCGCACAGCTTCACAGTCTGGCCTGATCCCTTCAAGCGTGCTACCAAGTGACGAATAGCATCGCCGTTGGATGGACTGCTCAACATGGCGCGGTTCTTCACTgcgcgcatcgctgctgcgacaGCCTCTTCTGAGGGTAGCGACATTATCGCCTTCTTGATCTTGTTATCCAACACAGATGCGCCACTCATCGTGCCCTCAGCAGGCTTTTCCTTGGCCACTTCCTTCGCCTCCATGTACGCACGGATCGGCTTCAGCAAAGCGAGTACCATGTCGAAATCGCGATTGCTCCAGTCCACCTCCTCAAAGGCACGCAGCGGCACTTCCGTGTTGGGATCTTTCAGGCGCCGCACGAGGTCCGCAAttgcctccgccttctccatctctgcTTCCCCACCTCTGTGCAACCGAATCCTAGGTTTTGATGGTCTAATTGGACAACTCTTGATAGCCTTCACCTTAGCGGCGATAGCATTATCCGGTGGAAGAGACTGAACAGCCTCCTTGACCGCATGGTTGTGCTTCGTGTTTTCCATAATGGGATTGCTCGCCTTCTCCTCGAGGAGCGCCTTGATCTCCTTGAGTGGTCCAAGTTCCTCTTTGAAGTTCTCATCGCTGAAGTCGACGAAGTCAAACGCCTCCAATGAAACCTCATCCGAGGGGTTGCGCAAGCGCTTGATCAACGTGTAGATGAGCTGAGCATTCAACGGGGCTTCCTCTTCATCGGGAAGCGAGACGGACAACTCGGTATCCAATATCTCGTATGTAGATTGCTTTACCTTTCCAATATTGTGAGTCTTCTTCCGTCTCTCAAACGCGATCGGAAGAGCACCGGAATTCGTCGAGGAAGTACCATCCTCATCTTTGTGATGGCTACTTACGGAAGACTTCACCTCAACCCGATTCACGTCCTTGGCGCCAGGGCCGCATTGCCGGCGTGTTCGGCTACGCTCAAGAAAAACCTCAAGTGGTGCATCTGAGAAAGAAAGGCTttcctgcctctcctccacctccagtGCACCCAATGGAACTTTCGAGTAAGCTGGTGCGCCAGCACGGCGTCTGGGGTTGCTGCTGATGTACTCGAATGTCAACGGAACGTAATCTTCGCTATTGTCCGAGAGCAAGTCCGATGCCTCCGTCTCCTCGTAGGACGACGTCTCGTATTCATCATCACTGACTCGTCCCGCACGTCGAGAAGCACCGCCAGCCACGAAGTGCATCCGTAGAGCACTTTCATCACTCGAATCCGAAAGTGATGGGGACAAGGCTTTCCGGACACCACGCGCCGGTACAGCCCTTTCGGTGGatctcgctctctgctgcATGGAGGCCGATTTGTAGGAAGTACTATCCGAGAAAGAGTCTTCTTACTACTTCTTCAAGTGGGAAAAAGCAATAGCGCGAGAGTGCTGAGTAGTTACGGAAGCAAAGGAGCAGAGCAGATTGTGAAGCGGGAAGGAAAACAGACAGCATGCTGAGCAATCAATTTGAAAAAGCGAATAGCATTCAAGATGTTCTTTCCGCAAAAGCGTGAACATCTTTACAACATCGATCGACCCTTCGTTACTCGCTCTCCAAACATAGAGTCGGAAgagtggctgctgcttcgcagATATAAcaggaaaagagagacgatGCTCATATTCCTGTGTATTGTCTGATGAAGAGGCTTACTCTCAGTGAGGCTACAAGCTATCCGGTGTGTTTCAACACGGAGACAGTGGTATCATTGCTTACCAGAGAACAagtagaaaaaaaagacacaAGAaagcgcctcctgctccacaTGAGGGCACACAAGAGAACGTCATGTCCAAAATAGGTGCTCACTATCGTCTCCTCACTGCCCACCTTGggcaacaaagaaaaagtgAGACGATATCTGAGTGCAGTACACCAACGCTGAAGAGCAGGGGCGAAAATTGCTttcacgcgcacacggcacTTCTGCTTACCTCACTCGGAGAACGCTAATGGTGGCACAACAAGGACCTGTTTCGACTAAAAAATCCTAAGAGAAATAATTGTGTACACGTCTCATGACACACGTCTTATGTACTGTTCTCCTTTGGAATCAAGATGCTAAGAACAGCTTTCACTCGATGATTCCACTACCGATTGGGCAAGAGAATATAGCGCTGGTTTAACAAAAACAGTTTGCCTCCACCACTTACTTGGCCATGGGGTTTTGTGCAATGTACTCGACGGCGTCGGGAATGGACTGGATTTTCTCCGCATCGTGATCCGGGATGTCTAGAATAAATTCTTGTTCGATCGCAAACACAACCTCCACTACATCGAGAGAGTTCAAACCCAGATCCTTCACAAAGTGTGACTCAGGGGTCACCTTGGAGGCATCGACCTTCTCAAAGTTCTTTACTACCTCCAAAACACGGGTGAGGACGTCGTTCTTGTCAAGCAGGTACTGACCACTGCGGGAAGACGGTTCATCGTGGTGGCTGCCGGAGTACGCTCGCAGCGAGCACATGAAAGAAGGGATGACGCGAGCATGAGATCCTGAAGGGATACGGACAGCACTTCGCATCTGCGAGGACCTagccacagcagcgactAAGGTAAACGCTGAGCGATTGCCCAGACGACGAATAACTGGGCGCTGCATTCTCTCTGCTCTGCTGAGTTTGGGGTTTATGCTCgtttcttccttcttttcctctgTGAAAAAGGGAGATGTTTAGAGCAGTCGGCAGGTGTGCTCGGCtcttgaaaaaaaaaaacacaaacAGCAAAAAAAGTGTCTAGTCGTTGGCAGAGCAGTGTTTTAACCAAGGGCAGAGGCGAAGTAAGCGGAAGGAAAGTGAAGAATGGAAAGTGAAGATGAAGAGATCAAGAGCAAGCTTGGCGGGAATCCGAAACAGGTGCATTGGATTCACTATTCCACAGCATTGCCATGAGAAATGCCTCAGAGTCCCTTACAGCAGCTACTGGGAAACAGTGCCAGACCGCGAGGAGGGTTCAACAGTACAAGCTCTGGAGAAAGAAGCTGAGGAACGCATGCTATTTCTGCTTTGGAAAATGAGACTCAAACCAAGCGCAAGAGATATACTCGCGAAACAGAGCATCAAAAGAACAGTGATTGAACTGAGCCTAAGGAGGCACGCGGCGAACGAATAGAGATCATTGGGCGCCGAGACGATGCTTCAGGAAAGGCAGCGTAAAGAAATAGAACTACGTGCTGAAAGTGCAATCCAGTCCAAGAGAAAACACCCCCGAGAGAAGCACATATAGTTCTAAATCAGAGCATCTTTACGCATCCACACTGCTTGCAACACGATTTACCTGGCCATATGGTGCATTCTTTGCTGACAACACCTTCGCTCTCCCCTGTATTTTTCACAAGACACATGGCAAAAGTGATCATAGGCACCAAACTCGCCTCATGCACGCTCGGCCAACCGCCGGCCGCCATGTGAGCAGGAAAACAAAGGATCGTCATTGGCAGTCTCAGAGCTGCCATCCCTTAATTAGTGCGAGAGAGCCAGAGGCACCCCTGCTTTTCCTTCGAAGTGGAAGTACAAATGTTTCTTTTTATGGTAACTGTGATGAAATTCAAGTACAAAATATCCCAAGACACATCGTGGAAAACGAAGCGTGCCCTAAAAGCTCAGACGGCAAACAAAACAATACTATAAAGCTGTAAAGGCTCAACAATGGTAAACAAAACGGATTGAGGCAAAGCTTAGAACTTTTTAGGGTaccaaaaagaaagacgTACATCAAACGTCTTCAAAAACACAATCATTGCTATTGGGTATAGAGTTAATCTTAACCTACACCTAAAACTGATGATAAGCCGATGGCTGTGGTAGAATCAAGCATAGTCACAAGCAAAAGAGAACAGTACCACTCTTGCGAAGCCCCAACCCACAGGGTTCAgtgttttctcttttttcttaCAGCCCATGCGTTCGCTTGCAAACGTTCCTGATGCTATGCATCCTTTAAGCCACAGCAACTCGTCATCTACTGTATTGGCATCTCGCCACCTGGGCTTCAAAGCACTTATACCAGGAAAAACATCCACATGAGACTGGATACCACACTCCGGGTAACAGTTTCGTAAAACCCCACATTCTAATAAATGCTCATTCGCTTCAGTTATAATTGCAGACATTCTCGCTCCTCAACTCGGCCTCCGCGCACCTCCCTTACGAGGCACAGTAGTAACAGCTACGCGGCTTCGCCCTATCCAGCACatccttcccccctcctccatcatgCCTTCCTCAAGTTGGGCAACATGCTCGGGAATCAGTACCCAGTATCCCACCCTGTGGGGAGGCCAAGTAGGCCCCTCTACCCCctcctatcccctgccagcGCCGGAGCCCCACTTCTCGTGGTGACAAGGGTCGAGAGTGCCTACGACGTGNNNNNNNNNNNNNNNNNNNNNNNNNNNNNNNNNNNNNNNNNNNNNNNNNNNNNNNNNNNNNNNNNNNNNNNNNNNNNNNNNNNNNNNNNNNNNNNNNNNNNNNNNNNNNNNNNNNNNNNNNNNNNNNNNNNNNNNNNNNNNNNNNNNNNNNNNNNNNNNNNNNNNNNNNNNNNNNNNNNNGGGGGGGGGGCCTGCGTGCCACCCCTACGGGGATGCACAGCAGGTGGGCGCCGGCGTGacgggtgcgggtgtgcggcgacctgcagagcgtggcggtggtgtggagtatgaggcaggggccgtgctcggatggctgagccggcgcgttgctgtagggcgtgtgtgtgcagggctgcttggcaccacgcgatgtgCCCGTGACAGGGCCCGGCATAGCGTGGAGTGCAGCTAAGCTCAGATGCACCGTGACAACGAAGGAGCGTGTTGCTAACGGCTTTCTGTTAATTCGGCTCTCGCACACGGATTTGCGTTGGTAATTATCCTAGTCACCAAATTGGAAGGGTGGTAAGCCATGTTTTTCTTCACGCACTGAAAAACTGACTTTTGTATCATTCCCCTTTTGGAGGGAGAATGAAAAACGCTGGATGCTCGcgtgtttttttctttgtatTCTTTTCTGTagcctcggcggtggcggtatgtgtgtgtgtcagtgtTACGCTTTGACAAATTATATTCCCTAGAATgtgttcttctttttttttcttctttgtttAAAAGGAGCCTGATGTTTGCTGAATAATGTTTTTTATCTTTTTCAAGAGACTTTCAGTTTAAAGTGAGCAAGGGCTTCTTTACTGATGACTTCCTTTTTCCCTAGTGCTATAACTGCTCTTTTGCAGTCCTCTGCGCTGCGCGGGGTGGTTCTCAGGTTTTGAAAACCAACAAGGGAGAGGGTTCACTGGCAGCGTTTATCGATCTATCGAAGAAAGAGAAGTACCGTAGGGAGAAGTTGGCTCTTCGAGCGCTATATCGATCCTGCTTCTTTGGTGGTCTGCTGTACACTTTCCCGATTGCAAGTAGAAATGTTTGTGCCTGTTTTTTCTGGGTCTCTTTTACACTTTCCTCAGCTTGTGTTACCGAGGTCACGGTTAATAAATGTGAAACGTTAGCATTGGGGACGCCACGGAAGCTCAGTTGATTACACCACTCCCGGCCTCTTTACCCTCTGTTCGACTCCTTGAATTATACTTGTATATCTGTTGACTTGTTCCTGGTAGAATGACACGttgtaaaaaaaaagcagtGAGCTCACCTCCTGTATACTATCAATATTTATTAGCTGTCTGGGAATAACCGGTAGTTGCCCTTTTTTCATGTACTCGACGGTGTCGAAGTTGTCAAGCTGCTCTTTTCTCTATATTGCATGCAATGGATACGCTTTTCCCGTATCGCTGCTTTCATGAATCGTGTATTGTATAGGAGGCAGGGGACGTGAGAGTGTTTCCGTCGAGAAACTATTCTGGGCTATGCACCGATGAGTGTGCACATTAAAGGGGAGAAAATGCAAAAGTAACTGCCTCACGAGCGTGCCACCCGGGAAGCGTCTCTGtagccgaaaaaaaaatgcgtGCATTTCTCTATCATGACAGCGCGTCTGTGTTTGCGAAGGGCTGATGCCATTTATTTTTATTGCAGGCTCCATTGGGTGAGCTGTACTACTGCCGTACTGTAGTTTCGTAAAGCAACTTTGCATATACTATTCCTttgctttctcttttttttttttggtcgCCTTTAATTATGAAAAATTAGCGCTCCCGGCGTCGTAGAGCTGATCTTAAGCACACAAAAACAGCAAAAGAAAGGGATCCTCTGGAACTGCAGCCTACATATTCTGTCATTTTTTGTTACCCTAGAATCGGTGTAGGTACACAAAAATGATGCGCCGGGTTTCTGTCTTGCTCTCCGCGGCATACCCACAGGAGTGGATTGCTGCTGCAAAAAAGGAGTTAAAGAACCGCGACCCATCGACCTTGACCATTCATTCTATCAACGGATTCGACATCAAGCCGCTTTACGTCGCCGATGATGTCGAGAGTCACCCGGCGCTGCCTGGATTCTTCCCATACACCCGTGGCGTCCACTCGACGATGTATACTGGCCGTCCGTGGACTATTCGGCAATACGCTGGCTTCTCCACTGCTGAGGAGTCCAACAATTTCTACAAGACCGCCCTAAAGAATGGACAGCAAGGTCTCTCCGTCGCGTTTGATCTGGCGACGCACCGCGGCTACGACTCTGACCATCCGCGCGTGACTGGTGATGTGGGT comes from the Leishmania donovani BPK282A1 complete genome, chromosome 27 genome and includes:
- a CDS encoding acyl carrier protein, putative, which produces MQRPVIRRLGNRSAFTLVAAVARSSQMRSAVRIPSGSHARVIPSFMCSLRAYSGSHHDEPSSRSGQYLLDKNDVLTRVLEVVKNFEKVDASKVTPESHFVKDLGLNSLDVVEVVFAIEQEFILDIPDHDAEKIQSIPDAVEYIAQNPMAK